The Paenibacillus sp. FSL H7-0357 nucleotide sequence CCGACTGTCGACCTGATGCGCGCCAATTTCGGCCAGGCAGCGGTCATTACGCCGAATGATATTCCTTTTCCGCCGCAAGGTCTGCTCGCCGAAGGTGAAATTAATGACGATATGATCATTACCGCCGATCTGGATCTGGAGCTGCTGTACAGTGTGCGCGAGAAAGGTTCTGTAACGACGTGGCGGGACCGCAGGACAGACCTCTACACAGATTGGAAGTAAGGAGTGGAGCACGGTATGTACTACAAAACCTTTTATGCTTTTGACGAAAAAATCCCGGTGCCTGCGGTTATCCGCCAGTATACCGAAGACGATTTTGCCGAGCTGATCACCATTCAGTCCGAAGCATTTCCGCCGCCTTATCCTGCTGAATTATGGTGGAAGCGGGAGCAGCTGCTGAATCATGTGACGCTTTTTCCGGAAGGCGCGCTCGCTGTGGAAGTGAACGGGGAACTGGCTGGCTCGGTGACAGGGCTGAAAATCAATTTTGAGCCGGAGGGTGAAGGGCTTCATCATACGTGGTCGGAGGTTACAGCAGACGGTTATATTACCACGCATCAGCCGGATGGAAATACGCTGTATATCGCCGATCTATGCGTACGTCCCAAATACCGCAAGCTGGGACTCGGCAAGGAACTGGTGCAGTCGCTGTATCACGTTGTGGTAGAGCAGAAGCTGGAGCGGCTACTGGGAGCGGGAAGAATGCCCGGCTATCATCTGCAGGCTTCCCGGATGCCGGCGGAGAAGTATCTGGCCGAAGTGGTTGCCGGCATACTAACTGATCCTGTGATTACCTTCCTGCTGCGCTGCGGGCGGACGCCGGTCGGGGTCGTAGCCGATTATCTGGATGATGAAGAATCGGGCAATTTCGCAGCACTGATGGAATGGCGCAACCCCTTTGTTGCACGTGTATGAAGTCGCAGTGAATTCATAACCGGATGGAGGAGGAAATGGAAATATGGAATATATAAGAATCACCGATATTGGGGACCCGTTGTTCAGACAAGTACATCAATTGCTGGCAGAGGTGTTCCCGCCGGAGGAAGTGCTGGAGTACAGCTTGTGGAAAGCGCCGCTTGAAGATCCCGGGATTCGCGTATTTGCCGCCGTCCATGACGGAGCTGTGGTGGGCACAACGGAATACCGTTATTATCCGGACTGGAATGTGGCAATGACCGACTTCACCATCATTGGCCGGGAGGGTCTGGGGATCGGGCGTTTTCTGGCCCGGAACCGGCTGAAAGACCTGAATAAGCTTGCTGCGGATAGCGGCAAAATGCTGTACGGTATGTTCGCAGAAATCTACGATCCTTACCGGGCGCAACATCATGAGTTTGGAGGCGTTAAGCCGATGGATCCGTTTGTACGCCGTGAGGTGCTGTCGCACTTAGGCTATAAACGTCTTGATTTTCCTTATGTACATCCCTCGTGGATGGGCGACGGGGAGGCGGTAACCGGACTGGATCTTTGTTTCATGCCCGCAGATGAGGAGCAGGACCGGCTGGATGCATCTTTGGTTGCCGATTTCCTGACCCGCTATTATGCTGTGCTGGAGGATAAGCCTGAGGCCTGGCTGTCCATGGTGGAAGGTCTGCGTGCCCAGGATAAGCTTGAACTGCTGCCGCTTTAATTATTCCTCATGGCGAATTAGCCATTGAATTGCTCTCTTGAACTGGATATAGTGTACAATGGGAAAGCGAATATGACTTTGATTAAATATAAGAAAGAATAAGCGAGGAACACGTGATGGCTGAAGTACAGTCCGACAAATACGGTGTTTCCGTGACACTGGAAAGCCTGCAGGACGGGCAGCGAAATGTTGTAAAAGCAGCCGGAGAAGTTACTGCCAGAGGGCCGCAGCTATATATCCGTTATGAAGAATCCAGTCAGGGCCCGCAGGGCGAGGCTGTTTCCGTCCGCACTACCATAAAGATTTCAGACAGCGAGCTGAAGCTGATCCGTCACGGCGGAATCCAGTCCGAGCAGTCTTTTGCGCCGGGGCGCCGCCTGCCGGGATTCTACCGTTCCCCTTACACACAGTTCAATCTCTCTACAGAAACGCGGAAGCTGGACATGGTCCGGAACGGGCGGTCGCTGACGGTTTCATGGGAATATGACCTGTACGTTTACGAGGAGTTATCAGGACAGTTCGCGATCAGTTTGCATATACAGGAGGAACCACAATCATGACACAAAGTTCAAATCCGCTTCAGCTTGCCAATGAACGGGTGAAAGAAGCCATCGCCGATGCAGTTGTTGCCGCAGGCCTGGTGACCAGAGAAGAGCTTCCCGCTATCGTGCTGGAAGTGCCGAAGGACAAAGCGCATGGCGATCTGGCAACCAACGCCGCAATGCAGCTTACCAAGATTGCGAAGCGCAATCCGCGGCAGATCGCTGAGGCGATCATTGAGCACCTGGACACAGGTCGTGCTTCTATTGAAAAAGCAGAAATTGCCGGACCGGGATTCATCAACTTTACTTTGTCCAAGAGCTACCTTTATCCGGTAATCGCTCTTGCCCACGAGCAGGGTGACAACTACGGCCGCATAGATATTGGCCATGGGCAGAAGGTTGAAGTGGAATTCGTCAGCGCGAATCCTACCGGCAGCCTGCACCTGGGGCATGCCCGCGGTGCTGCTGTCGGCGACGCGCTCTGCAACGTGCTGGATTATGCCGGCTACAAAGTAACCCGTGAGTACTATATCAACGACGCCGGCAACCAGGTGGCCAATCTGTGCAAGTCGATTGAGACCCGCTACCTGCAGGAGCTGGGCCAGCCGGCCGAAATGCCGGAGGACGGCTACCATGGCGAAGACATCAAGGGATTTGCCAAAGAGCTTGTGGCTGAGAAGGGGGATTCCCTGCTTGCGATGACTCCGGGGGACCGTGCCGCTTTCTTCCGCACTTACGGCCTGACCAAGGAGCTGGACAAAATCAAACGCGACCTCGGCCGCTTCCGCGTCAACTTCGACATCTGGTTCAGCGAAACCTCGCTGTATGAGAATGGACAGGTGCTGCGTTCACTCGATGAGCTGCGCGACCGCGGAGAGGTATATGAGCTGGACGGGGCAACCTGGCTGCAGACGACCAAATATGGCGACGACAAGGACCGCGTATTGATCAAGAACGACGGAACCTATACCTATCTCACGCCTGATATTGCTTACCACAGCGATAAATATAGCCGCGGCTACGATAAAATGATCAATATCTGGGGCGCTGACCATCACGGCTACATTCCGCGGATGAAGGCGGCGATGTCGGCCCTTGGCAACGATTCGGAGAAGCTTGTGGTGCTGATTGCCCAAATGGTCAGTCTGTTCCAGAACGGCGAAAAGGTCAAAATGTCGAAACGTACCGGCAAAGCGGTTACGATGGAAGACTTGATGGAAGAAGTTGGACTCGACGCGATCCGTTATTTCTTCACGATGCGCAGTATGGATTCGCATCTGGACTTCGATATGGACCTGGCAATTTCCACGTCCAATGAAAATCCTGTATTCTACGTTCAATACGCGCATGCGCGGATCTGCAGCATTTTCCGCCAGGCGGAAGAGCAGGGCATCACATTGCCGGATTACGCCGATATCGATTATACGAAGCTGACGGCAGCTCATGAATATGACCTGCTCCGCAAAATCGGCGAATTACCGGCGGAGATTGCCATTGCTGCCGAAGGCTATGCGCCGCACCGCCTGATCCGCTACGTCTACGATCTGGCTGCGCTGTTCCACAGCTATTACAAAGCCGAGCGCGTGATTACCGAGGATGCCGCACAGACCGTGGCCCGTCTCGCCCTGCTGGGCGCTGCGCGCACGACGATTGCCAACGTGCTGCGCCTTGTCGGTGTCACTGCGCCTGACCGCATGTAGCTGCAGCTTGCGCCAGCAAACTTAAAAGCTCCGTCTTCCGGTGAAAGGAAGGCGGAGCTTTTTGCGTGAGGCAGTACCGGCGCCGCCGGGTCCTGCCTTGAATAACACCGGACCGGGAACCGCCCGCAATCTGGGCGGCCCCCGGTCCGGGCTGGTTGCAGGCCCCCGTGCCGGAGGGGCCTGCTGCTGCGTGCCGCCGCAGAGCGCAGCGGCGGCATTTGCCGCCCGTTGCCTACGCCTTTGCGGCGGCGGCAACGGGCTTAGCCCGTGCGCCCGCCCGCAGCAGGCGCAGGGCATCGGCCGCGCCGCCGCCCAGGGAAGCGCGGCGCTGGCCCTTGCGCAGCCGCACCGGCGAAGCCGTGCGGCGCAGCAGCAGCTTCAGCTCGCGCGGCGTAAGCGACGGCCGCAGCGCGAGCAGCAGTGCAGCGGCACCGGTGACATGCGAGGTCGCCATGGAGGTGCCGCTCATCTCTTTGTAGCCCTCCCTCAGCCAGCAGGAGGGCACGCTTTCGCCTGGTCCGTACACATCGATGTACGGACCGCGGTTGCTGAAGGCCGCTACGCGGTGCCTTCTGTCCAGGGCGCCGACGGCGATCGTCTCGGGGTAGCGGGCGGGATAGTCCCCGCCCCGTTTGCCGTCATTGCCGGAGGAGGCGATGATAGCGATCCCGGCCCGATAGGCCTTGATCACCACATCATGAAGTGCTTTGCTTCTTGTTTTCATCCCGAAGCTCATATTGATAATGTCGATCTTGTTCTGTACACACCAGTCGATTCCAAGGACAATATCCGACACATAGGCCGAGCCGCTGTGGTCAAAGGCTTTGACCGGATACACCAGTGCCCGCGGGGCTACGCCCATCATTCCGCGCGTGCCGCCCGCTGCGGCCAGTGTACCGGCAATATGAGTGCCATGCCCGTTATCATCGAGCGGCAGCATGCCGCGGTGCAGCAGATTCACACCGGAGGCCAGGGAATGCTTCAAATCGGGATGGCGGTAATCGGCCCCCGTGTCAATGACGCCTATTTTCACATGCACTCCGGTTGATTTGGACCAGGCCTGGGGAGCATGTATCGCCTTCACCCCCCATGGCATGACGGCGGTTCCGCTCTTGTCCGGGGACGCGGAGTGGACCTGTATCCGCAGGTCATCTTCAATACGCAGCAAATCGGAGAATTTATCCATCAGTCTTTCTGCACCCGCAGCAGGCAGAAAGAAGGCCCGAATCAGCGGGGAAACCTGAACCTGCCGCAGCCCGGGCCGCTTTTTCTTCAGCGCCTTCCACTGTGACAGCGCTCCGGCATACTGGCGGGCATCGTTAAAGGTAACAATACGCCGCTCAGTAGTATTTTTGGGGGCAGCCGATATCTCATCAAGCAGCATCTGCCAAAATCCGTAATAGTCCATAAGTTATACGCCGTCCCCTCCTCGGTGCCGTGCTGCCATATTGTATGAAAGAAGGCGGACGTCCGAATGGGAACTTGCCCTTTTTTAGCGAAATGGGCTGCCCATCGTGTCAAAAGGCGGCGCTTCACATAAAATAAACGGAAGAGATCTAAACCTCTCTTTGCAACATCCCGTAAGGAGCCGATCCTTGGCGTGGATACAGTCATGCGCGGAGGAATTTCCTCCGCCTTTTTTAGCAAATAAGGAGTATGAGCTTGGCGCTATACTTTCTTCATATCTTTTGTACAGAACCGGCTGTGTGTCTCTTTCAAAAAAGAAGGTTTATCACAGATTTCCTGGCGCTGGGACAGCCGGGTACATATGATCAGATCGAACTGCTTTGTTCGTGCCCGTGCAAGCAGTGGCTGCAACATCCGAAAGCGCTTCAAACCTTCCGGAACGCCAGAAACAAATCTCCATACCAGGACCGCAAAGCGAATCTTCCGGCCTCTCACCGCAATTGACTTGCAATTTGCTGGCAAATAGGTTTTACTTAGGTTTGTTAATGGATATGATAAATTAAGTATGATTTGTAAAGTGAACAATGCGTGAGAGGAAGTGTCCTTTAGTGAGTACGCCACTCAATTTAAAGCTGGACCCTGAGAAAGTTAAAGAAATACCGATGGTGGACCTGGCTTTCCTGGTGCTTAAAGCAGCCAACACACCTTTTTATTACCGTGACCTGATGGTTGAAGTAGCCAAGCTGCGCGGTATGACCGAGCAAGAAAGCCAAGATACTATTGCCCAGTTATATACCGAGATTAACATTGACGGGCGTTTTGCCTGTGTCGGAACCAACCTGTGGGGGCTGAAACGCTGGTACCCTCTGGAACGCTCCGATGATCCTGTCGGCAACACCAAACGCGTTCGTATCATCAACGATGAAGACGACGATTTGGAAGATGATGATTTTGCCGAAGAAGAAGAGAACTATGCTGCTGAGGAAGAGGACTTCGACGTTATCGACGAAGATCGCGACGACCTCTATTCAGACGACGACAGCGAAGAAGAAGTTGACGAGGATGTTGTCATTGATGAAGATGACATTGACGAAGACGAAGTGGATGAAGATGACTCCGAAGACGGCGAAGGCGAAGATGCCGACGAGGACGAGAACGACGAATTTTAGAATAGTGCGCTAGGGCAGAATTCCTCCCTTGACATGGGTAGGACCGTCAGAGTAAACTATTGCATGGGCTTATAATGAACGTTAATATTATTTTCTAAAATAAAAAGTGCCCCGGCTCTACGGGTGTCACTTTTTTGTTTTTTTAGATGGTTTTTCCGTGATTGGATGAACGCATCCCTGGTTTTTTGGGATGGCAGAAGTAACTTTTAAGTTCCCCGTTTTGATGATGGAAAAAAGGGTTACGATAAACAAATGCGTCGCCTGAATTTCTGGACTTTATTTAGGAGGGTTTTACAGTGACAAAGTATATTTTTGTAACGGGTGGCGTTGTGTCTTCCCTGGGCAAGGGCATCACCGCTGCTTCGCTGGGCAGGCTGCTCAAGAACAGAGGTCTGAAGGTGACGATCCAGAAATTTGATCCTTATATCAATGTAGACCCTGGAACTATGAGTCCTTATCAGCACGGGGAAGTATTTGTCACCGATGATGGTGCGGAGACTGACCTCGATCTTGGACACTATGAACGGTTTATTGATATCAATCTGTCAAAGAACAGCAATGTGACGACAGGTAAAATTTATTCCTCCGTAATCAGCAAAGAACGGCGCGGGGAATATTTGGGCGGCACGGTTCAGGTTATTCCTCACATCACGAATGAAATCAAGGAACGGGTATACCGCGCCGGCCGCGAGACTGGTTCTGATGTAGTTATTACCGAGATCGGTGGTACTGTGGGCGACATTGAGAGCCTTCCGTTCCTGGAAGCTATCCGTCAGATTAAGGGTGATATTGGCCGGGAAAATGTAATGTATATCCACGTAACCTTGATTCCTTATATTAAGGCTGCGGGTGAAGTAAAGACAAAGCCGACACAACATAGTGTCAAGGAGCTGCGCAGCATTGGGATTCAGCCGAATGTGATCGTATGCCGTACGGAATATCCGCTTTCTGAAGACATGAAGGCCAAAATTGCCTTGTTCTGTGACATCGACGCCAATGCAGTAGTTGAGTGCCGTGATGCTTCCACGCTGTATGAGGTTCCGCTTAACCTGCGTGATGAAGGTCTGGATGAGATTGTGGTTAATCATTTGAAGCTGACTACACCTGCGCCGGATATGCGTGAATGGGAAAGCATGCTGGAGCGGATCCAGAAGCTGGAACACACCGTGGAGATCGCTATTGTCGGCAAGTACGTTGCTTTGCATGATGCATATCTGAGTGTGGTGGAGTCGCTTTCGCATGCAGGTTTCGCAGCCAATGCGGAAGTGAAGCTCCGCTGGGTGGACGCCGAGATGGTGACCGACGAGAATGTGGACGAACTGCTTGGCGGAGTAGGCGGCATTCTGGTGCCAGGCGGCTTTGGTGACCGGGGGATTGAAGGTAAAATCTCCGCAATCCGTTATGCCCGTAAGCAATTGATCCCGTTCTTCGGGATTTGCCTGGGAATGCAGGTTTCCGTTATCGAATACGGCCGTTCCGTGTTGGGACTGGCAGGGGCGAACAGTTCGGAGATTGATCCGACTACATCGCATCCGCTGATTGATCTGCTCCCTGAGCAGAAGGATATCGAAGATATGGGCGGCACCATGCGTCTTGGATTGTATCCTTGCAAGCTTTTGCCGGATTCACTGGCTATGTCCTGCTATGATGATGAACTGGTCTATGAACGCCACCGTCATCGGTATGAGTTCAATAACGCCTACCGCGACGAAATTGAAAAAGCGGGTCTCGTGATCTCCGGGACTTCACCTGATGGACGTCTGGTGGAAATTGTGGAGCTTCCGGGTCATCCTTGGTTCCTGTCGGTACAATTCCATCCGGAATTCACTTCCCGTCCGAACCGTCCGCAGCCGCTCTTCCGTGAATTTGTCAAAGCTTCGCTGACTCATTCCGAACAACTGTAATTCATATGTCAAACCGGCCTTCACGGGCCTTTGAAAGCCTCCATCTGGAGGCTTTCTTCAAAATATAAGCGTACTATGTCAACAAGCTAAAACTGACTATAAAAGCAACTCAAACACACCTAACTCTTTGTTTTCCAAAAAATAGTTAGCAACTGACGAAGAGCGATGGACAGAACCGGAAGGTCTCGAACTTGAAAGGAAATAGCCTCGTGTTCAATCCTGTTATGCAATCTGGCTGAGTGCAGATCGAGATCTAACGTACAATTCGCATTAACAGGACGAGGTGGATAAGGCTTATTTACGAGGTCTGGGCCTCTAGAATTTAATCCGATCTTCCCTCAGTCCCAGACCCACCGGTTCAGTCATTTCAGGCTTGTTCAGGCAACATCCAGCGTAATGAAACAGCTAAAACGGAGCTTCTTATTGATCTCCTTGGCAAACGGACAAGAGGGCTTGGTGGAGAGAAAGGGCTTCTTGTCACGTAGCATCGCAAATGCAATTTTC carries:
- a CDS encoding GNAT family N-acetyltransferase yields the protein MYYKTFYAFDEKIPVPAVIRQYTEDDFAELITIQSEAFPPPYPAELWWKREQLLNHVTLFPEGALAVEVNGELAGSVTGLKINFEPEGEGLHHTWSEVTADGYITTHQPDGNTLYIADLCVRPKYRKLGLGKELVQSLYHVVVEQKLERLLGAGRMPGYHLQASRMPAEKYLAEVVAGILTDPVITFLLRCGRTPVGVVADYLDDEESGNFAALMEWRNPFVARV
- a CDS encoding DUF1934 domain-containing protein encodes the protein MAEVQSDKYGVSVTLESLQDGQRNVVKAAGEVTARGPQLYIRYEESSQGPQGEAVSVRTTIKISDSELKLIRHGGIQSEQSFAPGRRLPGFYRSPYTQFNLSTETRKLDMVRNGRSLTVSWEYDLYVYEELSGQFAISLHIQEEPQS
- the argS gene encoding arginine--tRNA ligase, producing the protein MTQSSNPLQLANERVKEAIADAVVAAGLVTREELPAIVLEVPKDKAHGDLATNAAMQLTKIAKRNPRQIAEAIIEHLDTGRASIEKAEIAGPGFINFTLSKSYLYPVIALAHEQGDNYGRIDIGHGQKVEVEFVSANPTGSLHLGHARGAAVGDALCNVLDYAGYKVTREYYINDAGNQVANLCKSIETRYLQELGQPAEMPEDGYHGEDIKGFAKELVAEKGDSLLAMTPGDRAAFFRTYGLTKELDKIKRDLGRFRVNFDIWFSETSLYENGQVLRSLDELRDRGEVYELDGATWLQTTKYGDDKDRVLIKNDGTYTYLTPDIAYHSDKYSRGYDKMINIWGADHHGYIPRMKAAMSALGNDSEKLVVLIAQMVSLFQNGEKVKMSKRTGKAVTMEDLMEEVGLDAIRYFFTMRSMDSHLDFDMDLAISTSNENPVFYVQYAHARICSIFRQAEEQGITLPDYADIDYTKLTAAHEYDLLRKIGELPAEIAIAAEGYAPHRLIRYVYDLAALFHSYYKAERVITEDAAQTVARLALLGAARTTIANVLRLVGVTAPDRM
- a CDS encoding S8 family peptidase, translated to MDYYGFWQMLLDEISAAPKNTTERRIVTFNDARQYAGALSQWKALKKKRPGLRQVQVSPLIRAFFLPAAGAERLMDKFSDLLRIEDDLRIQVHSASPDKSGTAVMPWGVKAIHAPQAWSKSTGVHVKIGVIDTGADYRHPDLKHSLASGVNLLHRGMLPLDDNGHGTHIAGTLAAAGGTRGMMGVAPRALVYPVKAFDHSGSAYVSDIVLGIDWCVQNKIDIINMSFGMKTRSKALHDVVIKAYRAGIAIIASSGNDGKRGGDYPARYPETIAVGALDRRHRVAAFSNRGPYIDVYGPGESVPSCWLREGYKEMSGTSMATSHVTGAAALLLALRPSLTPRELKLLLRRTASPVRLRKGQRRASLGGGAADALRLLRAGARAKPVAAAAKA
- the rpoE gene encoding DNA-directed RNA polymerase subunit delta, with product MSTPLNLKLDPEKVKEIPMVDLAFLVLKAANTPFYYRDLMVEVAKLRGMTEQESQDTIAQLYTEINIDGRFACVGTNLWGLKRWYPLERSDDPVGNTKRVRIINDEDDDLEDDDFAEEEENYAAEEEDFDVIDEDRDDLYSDDDSEEEVDEDVVIDEDDIDEDEVDEDDSEDGEGEDADEDENDEF
- a CDS encoding CTP synthase, whose protein sequence is MTKYIFVTGGVVSSLGKGITAASLGRLLKNRGLKVTIQKFDPYINVDPGTMSPYQHGEVFVTDDGAETDLDLGHYERFIDINLSKNSNVTTGKIYSSVISKERRGEYLGGTVQVIPHITNEIKERVYRAGRETGSDVVITEIGGTVGDIESLPFLEAIRQIKGDIGRENVMYIHVTLIPYIKAAGEVKTKPTQHSVKELRSIGIQPNVIVCRTEYPLSEDMKAKIALFCDIDANAVVECRDASTLYEVPLNLRDEGLDEIVVNHLKLTTPAPDMREWESMLERIQKLEHTVEIAIVGKYVALHDAYLSVVESLSHAGFAANAEVKLRWVDAEMVTDENVDELLGGVGGILVPGGFGDRGIEGKISAIRYARKQLIPFFGICLGMQVSVIEYGRSVLGLAGANSSEIDPTTSHPLIDLLPEQKDIEDMGGTMRLGLYPCKLLPDSLAMSCYDDELVYERHRHRYEFNNAYRDEIEKAGLVISGTSPDGRLVEIVELPGHPWFLSVQFHPEFTSRPNRPQPLFREFVKASLTHSEQL